From a region of the Salinispira pacifica genome:
- a CDS encoding response regulator produces the protein MARTDKKIRIFSALEVANICGVVNQTAINWIKNGYLKAFTTPGGQYRVYAEDLISFLSGRGMRLPVELQKMMEEIQSLRTILIVDDDQALNDSLKKGLEMMDPDLTILQATDGFEAGRVSVESKPNLIILDIDLPGVDGFKLCKTFTADEKLANPIIIAISGMGLDDTESKAMEAGADAFMAKPINFDELSSLIDDLQEKRQNS, from the coding sequence ATGGCACGGACTGACAAGAAAATCCGAATATTCTCAGCTCTTGAAGTAGCAAACATCTGCGGTGTGGTTAACCAAACCGCCATAAACTGGATAAAAAACGGCTACCTGAAAGCATTTACAACTCCCGGCGGACAGTATCGCGTCTACGCCGAGGACCTCATCAGCTTTCTCAGCGGGCGCGGGATGCGCTTACCTGTGGAACTGCAGAAAATGATGGAAGAAATACAGAGTCTGCGTACCATTCTGATTGTCGATGACGATCAGGCATTGAATGACAGCCTGAAAAAGGGGCTGGAAATGATGGATCCCGACCTCACCATTCTGCAGGCCACAGACGGGTTCGAAGCCGGCCGGGTGAGTGTTGAGAGCAAGCCCAACCTTATCATCCTGGACATTGATCTTCCCGGTGTAGACGGATTCAAGCTGTGTAAAACATTTACAGCAGATGAAAAGCTGGCAAACCCCATCATCATCGCCATCAGCGGAATGGGTCTGGATGACACCGAATCAAAAGCAATGGAAGCAGGTGCAGATGCATTCATGGCCAAGCCTATTAATTTTGATGAACTGTCATCACTGATTGACGATCTGCAGGAGAAACGCCAGAATTCCTGA
- a CDS encoding regulatory protein RecX: MTDNSADSGANAPGTAGPYHSPPSPISSLPPDAPDVLHWSFQEDRRTLSFRIQETPDVQDGSPFDTVLPRELTIREPFVHDLLIEIEMEGKPGISTVLEAEALQNCYLQGLTYVSRREHSRQQLSIKLRRKGYSAEQIRRALDELENEDSLSDRRFAEQWTRNRLQRHPEGRINIIAGLQQRGVHRSTCNEVLGELETDDPGLFTYACLNFLLKMHRKNADSEELIFSCRKRGFSIKNLENCSKEFYSITGMKIY; this comes from the coding sequence ATGACTGATAATTCCGCCGATTCCGGAGCGAACGCCCCCGGGACAGCCGGCCCTTACCACAGTCCCCCGTCTCCGATCTCTTCCCTCCCCCCCGATGCACCTGACGTACTGCATTGGTCCTTTCAGGAAGACAGGAGGACTCTCAGCTTCCGCATTCAGGAAACCCCGGATGTGCAGGACGGGAGCCCCTTCGATACTGTTCTGCCCAGGGAGCTTACGATCCGGGAACCGTTTGTTCACGATCTGCTGATTGAGATCGAAATGGAGGGTAAGCCCGGTATCTCCACAGTTCTTGAAGCGGAAGCATTGCAGAACTGTTACCTGCAGGGCCTTACATATGTTTCACGAAGAGAACACAGCAGACAGCAGTTGAGCATCAAGCTTCGAAGGAAAGGATATTCCGCCGAACAGATCCGCCGGGCGCTGGATGAACTTGAGAATGAAGACTCCCTCAGTGACCGACGCTTTGCAGAACAGTGGACGCGGAACCGCCTTCAACGGCACCCGGAAGGGCGGATCAATATAATCGCCGGCCTGCAGCAGCGGGGAGTTCACCGCAGTACCTGCAATGAAGTATTGGGCGAACTGGAAACAGACGATCCCGGTCTGTTCACCTACGCCTGCCTCAATTTTTTGCTCAAAATGCATAGGAAAAATGCTGATTCTGAAGAACTTATCTTTTCCTGCAGAAAAAGAGGTTTTAGCATTAAAAATCTTGAGAATTGCAGTAAGGAGTTTTATAGTATTACTGGGATGAAGATTTATTGA
- the rpsI gene encoding 30S ribosomal protein S9 has product MDKKNLALGTGRRKTSVARVYLRKGNGTITVNSKPAAEYFNREELVYIINQPLDVTDNKSNYDVLVTVRGGGKTGQAGAILMGLSRALVAHDEANHKALRANGFMTRDDRMVERKKYGQRGARRQFQFSKR; this is encoded by the coding sequence GTGGATAAAAAAAATCTTGCACTGGGAACAGGACGGAGAAAGACGTCAGTAGCCCGTGTGTATCTCCGGAAAGGAAACGGAACCATTACCGTAAACAGCAAACCTGCTGCCGAATACTTTAACCGGGAAGAACTGGTGTACATTATCAACCAGCCCCTGGACGTTACCGACAACAAAAGCAACTACGATGTTCTGGTAACCGTACGCGGCGGCGGAAAAACCGGTCAGGCCGGCGCAATCCTCATGGGTTTGTCCCGGGCTCTTGTTGCCCACGATGAAGCAAACCACAAGGCTCTCAGAGCCAACGGTTTCATGACCCGTGACGACAGAATGGTTGAACGGAAGAAGTACGGTCAGCGCGGCGCGCGTCGTCAGTTCCAGTTCTCAAAGCGTTAA
- the rplM gene encoding 50S ribosomal protein L13 produces the protein MKTIFKKPVDFDRSWYVIDAEGKNLGRLASKVAQILRGKHKPYYTPHQECGDFVVVVNADKVAVTGDKLQSKMYYRHSGYMGGLKETNLSEMLDKKPTTPVEKAIKGMLPHNRLGRKIFKNVKVYAGPNHPHGAQKPAALEI, from the coding sequence ATGAAAACGATATTCAAAAAACCGGTAGATTTCGATCGCAGCTGGTACGTTATTGATGCTGAAGGCAAAAACCTGGGCCGCCTGGCTTCAAAGGTAGCCCAGATCCTCAGAGGAAAGCATAAACCCTATTACACACCCCATCAGGAATGCGGGGATTTTGTGGTTGTTGTGAATGCAGATAAAGTTGCCGTAACCGGCGATAAACTGCAGAGCAAAATGTATTATCGGCACAGCGGATACATGGGCGGCTTGAAAGAGACCAATCTCAGCGAGATGCTGGATAAGAAGCCTACCACGCCGGTGGAAAAGGCGATTAAGGGCATGCTGCCCCATAACCGTCTGGGACGGAAGATCTTCAAGAACGTAAAAGTTTACGCCGGCCCCAATCATCCCCATGGAGCACAGAAACCTGCTGCCCTCGAAATTTAA
- a CDS encoding ATP-dependent helicase, whose protein sequence is MKPIHESLELLNEQQRNAVLHKGSALLILAGAGSGKTRVITVKIAYLIEELGVDPRSILAVTFTNKAAGEMRERARDLSEAAEGVVIRTFHSFGAWLMRRNAAALNLSSNFTIYDDDDSLSLLATLYPEKSRQQLKQYNTLISRAKDSCLGPDDSLEDISGDPELQTVYAAYERRLREIGNSDFGDLILRPIELLQSDPAIAERIRNRFSVILVDEYQDSNHAQYRLLSELYRPGSYICVVGDDDQSIYRFRGAEVKNILNFPELFDNTDIIKLEQNYRSTNPILELAGSVVANNQGRLGKQLWTSREDGALPVIARLSDSDAEVDYVLRLIRDDFEGETAILYRTNAQSRLFETRFLQEGIPYRIVGTLRFYEREEIKDAVALLKLIANPKDEVSFNRIINKPSRGIGKSALADIKTHLHPARGNLVLAAEYAMASARKRTSTGIAAFLDVIRGMETQLKESGGGHLGELINSGLERSGLAQYYINQDEIAGSTKIQNLEELVNAASLYSPDYEGLVEFLEAIELDSSREQSDEDAMVTLITMHNTKGLEFDRVVITGLEDDLFPRADNGDPDALEEERRLFYVAITRARHELHITSCASRRIHGRIQRLNPSRFLGEIPGELVEFSGRSAPDTPGDPSSIFSDEDPWAAWSRAGQGEPGFSRHSGGKEEDVQGDYPRGQAVYHDDYGPGEVIKSMFNGSEEVIIVRFQSGQTAQFIPRFSGIEKISSF, encoded by the coding sequence TTGAAGCCCATTCATGAAAGCCTTGAATTACTGAACGAGCAGCAGCGGAATGCGGTGCTGCACAAGGGAAGTGCCCTGCTGATTCTTGCAGGGGCGGGTTCCGGGAAGACAAGGGTTATTACCGTAAAGATTGCCTATCTCATCGAGGAACTGGGTGTGGATCCCAGATCAATTCTTGCGGTTACGTTCACAAACAAGGCGGCGGGTGAAATGCGGGAACGCGCCCGGGATCTGAGTGAAGCCGCAGAGGGTGTGGTGATCCGCACCTTTCACAGCTTCGGAGCCTGGCTCATGCGCAGGAATGCTGCCGCACTGAATTTATCATCAAACTTTACCATTTACGACGACGATGACAGCCTGAGCCTTCTTGCAACCCTGTATCCGGAAAAATCACGACAGCAGCTGAAACAGTATAATACCCTGATCAGTCGGGCAAAAGACAGCTGTCTCGGCCCGGATGATTCCCTGGAAGATATCAGCGGGGATCCGGAACTGCAGACAGTATATGCAGCCTACGAACGGCGGCTGAGGGAAATCGGGAACAGCGATTTCGGAGATCTGATTCTCCGCCCCATCGAATTGCTTCAATCCGACCCCGCCATAGCGGAACGCATCCGGAACCGCTTTTCCGTAATCCTGGTGGATGAATATCAGGACTCCAACCACGCTCAGTACCGGCTGCTCAGTGAACTGTACCGCCCGGGAAGCTATATTTGTGTAGTGGGAGACGACGACCAGTCCATTTACCGGTTCAGGGGAGCTGAAGTGAAAAACATCCTGAACTTCCCGGAGCTGTTCGATAACACGGATATCATCAAACTTGAACAGAATTACCGCAGCACCAATCCCATTCTCGAACTGGCCGGCTCTGTGGTGGCCAATAACCAGGGACGGCTGGGAAAACAGCTCTGGACAAGCCGTGAAGACGGAGCCCTTCCGGTAATCGCCAGACTCAGCGACAGTGATGCAGAAGTTGACTATGTACTCCGGCTGATACGGGATGATTTTGAGGGTGAAACTGCCATCCTGTACCGCACCAATGCACAGAGCCGTCTCTTTGAGACCCGGTTCCTTCAGGAAGGCATACCTTACCGAATCGTCGGGACCCTGCGGTTTTATGAACGGGAAGAGATCAAGGATGCCGTTGCCCTTCTGAAACTCATCGCCAACCCGAAGGATGAAGTATCCTTCAACAGAATTATCAACAAACCATCCAGAGGCATCGGAAAGTCTGCGCTGGCGGATATAAAAACTCACCTTCACCCCGCCCGGGGCAACCTGGTTCTTGCGGCGGAATACGCAATGGCATCAGCCAGAAAACGCACATCAACCGGAATCGCAGCCTTTCTGGATGTGATCAGGGGAATGGAAACGCAACTCAAGGAGAGCGGCGGCGGGCATCTTGGGGAGCTGATCAATTCCGGCCTGGAGCGCAGCGGTCTCGCCCAATACTATATCAATCAGGACGAAATTGCCGGGAGCACTAAAATTCAAAACCTGGAAGAACTTGTGAATGCAGCCAGCCTCTATTCACCGGATTACGAAGGTCTGGTGGAATTCCTTGAAGCCATAGAACTGGACAGCTCCCGGGAGCAAAGTGATGAAGATGCCATGGTGACTCTCATCACCATGCATAATACCAAAGGGCTGGAGTTCGACAGAGTTGTGATTACCGGTCTGGAAGATGATCTGTTCCCCCGGGCGGATAACGGAGACCCGGACGCCCTTGAAGAGGAGCGCCGGCTTTTTTATGTGGCCATAACCCGTGCCCGGCATGAGCTTCATATTACCAGCTGCGCTTCCCGCCGCATCCACGGAAGAATTCAGCGGCTGAACCCCTCCCGTTTTCTGGGGGAAATCCCCGGCGAACTGGTTGAATTTTCCGGACGCAGTGCACCGGACACCCCCGGGGATCCCTCTTCAATATTCTCAGACGAAGACCCCTGGGCCGCATGGTCCCGGGCAGGACAGGGCGAACCCGGATTTTCCCGTCACTCCGGCGGCAAAGAGGAAGACGTCCAGGGTGACTATCCCCGTGGGCAGGCGGTGTACCATGACGATTATGGTCCCGGAGAGGTGATCAAAAGCATGTTCAACGGCAGCGAGGAAGTGATCATCGTCAGGTTTCAGTCGGGACAAACCGCCCAGTTCATCCCCCGCTTCAGCGGTATAGAAAAAATCAGCAGCTTCTAA
- a CDS encoding HIT domain-containing protein, with translation MEEPTIFEKIISGDIPADIVLDGEGFLAFRDINPQAPEHVLVIPKTKIRGIHELNLLDAETLYAFMQGIRKTALHLGLEEGGYRVVFNTGKDAQQSVDYIHAHILGGRAMTWPPG, from the coding sequence ATGGAAGAGCCTACAATCTTTGAGAAAATTATAAGCGGAGATATTCCTGCGGATATTGTACTGGACGGGGAAGGGTTCCTGGCATTTCGGGACATCAACCCCCAGGCTCCGGAGCATGTACTGGTAATCCCCAAGACCAAAATCCGGGGGATTCATGAGCTGAATCTATTAGACGCCGAGACCCTGTATGCTTTCATGCAGGGGATCAGAAAGACGGCCTTGCATCTCGGTCTTGAGGAAGGCGGCTACCGTGTGGTATTCAACACGGGAAAAGACGCCCAGCAGAGCGTCGACTATATTCACGCACACATCCTCGGCGGACGGGCCATGACCTGGCCTCCGGGGTGA
- a CDS encoding helix-turn-helix domain-containing protein produces MSMESIGEKLTQQREQRSISIDQAARETHIAKRFLEALENEHFDTFPGESYLIGFLRNYGDYLELDSDELISLYKNTQIQEQPSPIDELLDTKPKPNYPLIISILVAVTVIAGGAFLLAGLGSGSGGRTADNNTASARQQSESPERDIRETVSFNSEILEQEFSPMTAVEVSVGDEQYRIEIGEITSPLLLHSDRETLELSPNEISLVDMDGDETPDIRVMLKSFLDNGNPVIRFDRIIAGTNAQTPNSPATEAAAQESLVNPGRSIEPSRERPVQQLTGLTDTGANLLVEAIFRGPVMFRFMNADGEIQQRMYGSGERFQTEISDDGYFWISNAGKLQFSVNGQNIRLGSDGQPRAFQIRKTPEGTELAPLY; encoded by the coding sequence ATGAGCATGGAATCAATCGGTGAGAAGCTAACACAGCAGCGGGAGCAACGGTCAATCAGCATTGATCAGGCAGCACGGGAAACTCATATAGCCAAGCGCTTTCTGGAAGCACTGGAGAATGAGCATTTTGATACCTTTCCCGGAGAAAGCTATCTCATCGGATTTCTGCGGAATTACGGGGATTACCTGGAACTGGATTCCGACGAACTGATCAGTCTGTACAAAAACACCCAGATTCAGGAACAGCCCAGCCCCATAGATGAACTTCTGGATACAAAACCCAAGCCGAACTACCCTCTGATTATTTCCATACTTGTGGCGGTAACAGTTATTGCCGGGGGAGCCTTTCTCCTTGCAGGGCTGGGATCCGGAAGCGGCGGCCGGACGGCTGACAACAACACGGCAAGTGCACGTCAGCAGAGCGAATCCCCGGAACGGGATATTCGTGAGACTGTGAGCTTCAACTCGGAAATTCTTGAGCAGGAATTCTCACCCATGACTGCTGTTGAAGTGAGCGTGGGTGATGAGCAGTACCGGATAGAAATCGGAGAGATCACTTCCCCTCTGCTGCTTCACAGCGACAGAGAAACACTTGAACTGAGTCCCAATGAAATTTCTCTGGTGGATATGGACGGCGATGAAACCCCTGATATCAGGGTGATGCTGAAATCATTTCTCGACAACGGCAACCCGGTTATCCGCTTCGACAGGATAATCGCCGGCACGAATGCTCAAACTCCGAATTCCCCTGCAACGGAAGCAGCTGCCCAGGAAAGCCTGGTAAACCCGGGCCGAAGCATAGAGCCAAGCAGGGAGCGCCCCGTTCAGCAACTCACAGGTTTGACCGACACCGGAGCGAACCTGCTGGTGGAGGCCATATTCCGGGGACCGGTAATGTTCCGTTTCATGAACGCCGACGGGGAAATCCAGCAGAGGATGTACGGCAGCGGCGAACGTTTCCAGACAGAGATCTCCGATGACGGCTACTTCTGGATCTCAAACGCCGGCAAACTGCAGTTCAGCGTGAACGGCCAGAATATCAGGCTGGGCAGCGACGGACAGCCCCGGGCATTTCAGATCCGGAAAACTCCCGAAGGTACCGAACTGGCCCCCCTCTACTGA
- a CDS encoding LolA family protein, translating into MKIPVKTAVIIFGILLCALPVSAQEIITGQDFFDRVAENYQGIEDYSADFEMTVEDTVMSGLIYYKNPNLIRIDFLDPEEQVLVADGEIIQVYVPDYNVTLTQRLKDQTNPGGFATGEGLSLLRRNYQIAFKDSPDPQPLDNSSEGSSELVYKLFLTWRNTAQGFRQIELAVTPDLYIRRMTAVTADRRNIEFTFKDIQVNQSIPMARFEYDSPPSSNNFDNFLYGAE; encoded by the coding sequence ATGAAAATACCAGTTAAAACTGCAGTAATTATATTCGGAATTCTCCTGTGCGCTCTACCTGTTTCAGCTCAGGAAATTATCACCGGACAGGACTTTTTTGACCGGGTTGCCGAGAACTATCAGGGCATTGAAGACTATAGTGCCGACTTTGAAATGACTGTGGAAGACACAGTAATGTCGGGACTTATCTATTACAAGAATCCTAACCTCATACGCATCGATTTTCTCGACCCCGAGGAGCAGGTTCTGGTTGCCGATGGTGAAATTATTCAGGTATATGTTCCCGATTACAATGTGACCCTCACCCAGAGGCTCAAAGACCAGACAAACCCCGGCGGCTTTGCCACCGGCGAAGGGCTGTCGCTGCTGCGGCGAAACTACCAGATAGCCTTCAAGGACAGTCCCGACCCCCAGCCGCTGGACAACTCCTCGGAGGGCAGTTCAGAACTGGTGTATAAATTATTCCTCACATGGCGAAACACCGCCCAGGGGTTTCGTCAGATTGAACTGGCCGTTACGCCTGATCTCTATATCCGGCGGATGACAGCCGTGACCGCCGACCGCCGAAACATAGAGTTCACATTTAAAGACATTCAGGTTAACCAGAGCATTCCTATGGCGCGATTCGAATATGACTCGCCGCCCTCCTCCAATAATTTTGATAATTTTCTGTACGGAGCTGAATGA
- the pyrH gene encoding UMP kinase has translation MVSIISLGGSIVAPDGVDTEFVSRFIRLIQTYTGEAGGEERKVILIVGGGGPARKYQQAYRNIVDNPIHDDQDWIGIMATRLNAELIRAGFAGLCLNPVVTDPSAEFEFTGSVLVAAGWKPGFSTDFDAVMLAERFNARRIINLSNIEQVYTADPKLDPNARPLDQVSWSEFREMVGDEWTPGKNLPFDPVATRKAADMGMEVIAAGGRDLSNIQAVLEGREFFGTRIGPG, from the coding sequence ATGGTCAGTATAATTTCTCTTGGCGGTTCAATTGTTGCCCCCGACGGGGTGGATACGGAGTTTGTATCCCGTTTTATCCGGCTGATTCAAACATATACCGGCGAAGCCGGCGGGGAAGAGCGTAAAGTGATTCTCATCGTAGGCGGCGGCGGTCCTGCAAGAAAATATCAGCAGGCATACCGGAACATTGTGGATAACCCCATTCATGATGACCAGGACTGGATCGGTATTATGGCCACCCGTCTCAATGCGGAGCTGATCCGGGCAGGTTTCGCCGGACTTTGCCTTAACCCGGTGGTTACCGATCCAAGTGCAGAATTTGAATTCACCGGTTCGGTTTTGGTGGCTGCAGGATGGAAACCGGGGTTCTCCACCGATTTCGATGCGGTAATGCTTGCTGAACGTTTCAACGCCAGGCGGATTATCAATCTTTCAAATATCGAACAGGTGTACACCGCCGATCCAAAGCTGGATCCCAATGCCAGGCCGCTGGATCAGGTGAGCTGGAGTGAATTTCGGGAAATGGTGGGTGATGAATGGACTCCCGGAAAAAACCTTCCGTTTGACCCGGTGGCCACCCGGAAAGCGGCGGATATGGGAATGGAAGTGATTGCAGCCGGAGGCCGGGATCTCAGCAACATCCAGGCCGTTCTTGAGGGAAGGGAGTTTTTCGGTACCAGAATCGGACCGGGGTGA
- a CDS encoding tetratricopeptide repeat protein yields MGYIDFMPAAPASTVPGKSLSRFIAAAALFMVILLASCRSTANGTPENTFTVPENLPPLISYAMRHIPDIPENESQIFIITSAASSLTGRDNPDDARRVLDLGENLIEGSSSRRRIELLIELSRNYVEAGVISQSIALLEQALTLTESSDQDQTRGRLVQEIITVCFSIGSDALDLLRQAVQKIYIIEDYRLRADLLLDTARRYQESGEGQRSNTLLQQAIPAASSIENQLARARSFSQLALRLTEEGNSDLALRYVNKSVEILQTDGTAAPMGSGIPGTTSDEQISQTLIFLARGGNAGEALSFSNMISNDRLRLNALLEIARAFYESDQLLQSDLVFERIFSILERNAPDELVVSMLLNISQTYFELNDPASAELYLEATESYFDRITDISQKDSLLLEAAILYARLNRLESALETIAQISDPFFVARGYSSVVNEQLNTLGSGDEGPSDELTRRFEDLLERALNTEQESSSLEDVLRNEIAQLYQRLNSFDLALGLASVIQDSYLKALTLSQLHAGLSGTDEEAAIIESYSRLLLP; encoded by the coding sequence ATGGGATACATTGATTTCATGCCAGCTGCTCCCGCATCCACAGTGCCCGGAAAATCTCTCTCCCGTTTCATTGCGGCAGCGGCACTTTTCATGGTCATCCTTCTTGCATCCTGCCGGAGCACGGCTAACGGTACTCCCGAGAACACGTTCACAGTCCCGGAAAATCTTCCCCCGCTGATCAGCTACGCCATGCGTCATATCCCGGATATCCCGGAGAATGAATCTCAAATTTTCATTATCACCAGCGCCGCGTCCAGCCTTACCGGCAGAGACAACCCCGATGACGCCCGAAGGGTCCTGGATCTGGGAGAGAACCTGATTGAGGGTTCATCCAGCCGGCGGCGTATAGAACTTCTGATCGAGCTGAGCAGAAACTATGTGGAAGCGGGTGTCATCAGCCAGAGCATCGCCCTGTTGGAACAGGCTCTGACACTGACGGAAAGCTCAGATCAGGATCAGACCCGGGGGCGTCTGGTTCAGGAAATCATTACAGTTTGCTTTTCCATCGGAAGCGACGCCCTGGACCTTCTCCGTCAGGCGGTTCAGAAGATATATATAATAGAGGATTACCGGCTTCGGGCCGATTTGCTTCTGGATACAGCCAGAAGATATCAGGAAAGCGGGGAAGGGCAGCGTTCCAACACACTTTTACAGCAGGCAATCCCCGCCGCCAGTTCCATAGAGAACCAGCTTGCCCGGGCCAGAAGCTTCAGCCAGCTGGCATTGCGTCTGACGGAGGAAGGCAACAGCGATCTTGCCCTGCGCTACGTGAACAAGAGCGTAGAAATCCTGCAGACCGACGGCACCGCGGCTCCTATGGGCTCAGGAATTCCCGGAACCACCTCAGATGAACAGATCTCCCAGACTCTCATATTTCTCGCCAGAGGCGGAAATGCCGGAGAAGCTCTGAGTTTCAGCAATATGATCAGTAATGACCGGCTTCGCCTGAACGCTCTGCTGGAAATCGCCAGGGCATTTTATGAATCTGATCAGCTTCTTCAATCCGACCTGGTATTCGAACGTATATTTTCAATTCTTGAGCGGAATGCACCGGATGAGCTGGTCGTATCCATGCTTCTTAACATCTCCCAGACCTATTTCGAATTGAATGATCCAGCCAGCGCAGAATTGTACCTGGAGGCAACGGAGAGTTACTTTGACAGAATCACCGATATCAGTCAGAAAGACAGCCTGCTTCTGGAAGCTGCAATCCTCTATGCCAGACTAAACCGGCTTGAGTCGGCGCTGGAAACCATCGCTCAGATCAGTGATCCTTTTTTCGTTGCCAGAGGTTACAGTTCGGTTGTAAATGAGCAGCTGAACACGCTGGGCTCAGGGGATGAGGGGCCGTCTGACGAATTAACCCGTCGTTTTGAGGATTTATTGGAAAGAGCACTGAATACCGAGCAGGAATCCTCTTCTCTCGAAGACGTGCTGCGAAACGAAATCGCCCAGCTGTATCAGCGGCTGAATTCATTCGATCTGGCTCTGGGATTGGCCAGCGTTATTCAGGACAGCTATCTGAAAGCTCTCACACTCTCCCAGCTTCATGCCGGTTTATCGGGCACAGACGAAGAGGCTGCAATCATCGAATCCTACAGCCGCCTTCTTTTGCCCTGA
- a CDS encoding arginine deiminase family protein: MKQSSFPVPFLHSEIGRLESVIMHRPGPEVESVTPDSAHEQLYNEIIPLQAVQSEYSMLWNFMNRVSNVLEIGDLLTEALGHSEAKRFAIKAVVESESLDGSKYEEVTERLDALSPGELSRAMIQGLDKSASSFQDHLDTRLYDLSPLPNFYFMRDSAMAYRESVLVGGMAHGVRRNESVIQEVVWNHLSDPETVVYSGLRHQRAWPETDIRLEGGDFLVADSNLLIIGISERTSPQAIDALVRSVMNMYEEPLDVLAVNLPLQRATIHLDMIFTYLDQETALVYEPLVTGPKRARCTHGHFALGKEPRFTDYQGLPDALEALGRGVKTVKCGGDDIHFQQREQWFAGTNVFAFGPGKIVSYESNIATIEALSSEGYRVLPVSADEPWEKLADSDERLVVTVPGIELARGGGGLRCMTMPVRRTAL, translated from the coding sequence ATGAAACAATCGTCATTTCCAGTACCCTTTCTTCATTCAGAAATCGGACGTCTCGAATCGGTGATTATGCACCGTCCGGGACCGGAGGTGGAATCGGTGACTCCCGATTCGGCCCATGAACAGCTGTACAATGAGATTATCCCCCTTCAGGCGGTACAGAGCGAGTATTCCATGCTCTGGAACTTTATGAACCGGGTGAGCAACGTTCTGGAAATAGGCGATCTGCTGACCGAAGCTTTGGGTCATTCAGAGGCGAAACGCTTCGCCATCAAGGCCGTTGTGGAATCCGAGTCGCTTGACGGCAGCAAATATGAGGAAGTGACCGAGCGTCTGGATGCCCTCTCTCCCGGTGAACTTTCCCGGGCGATGATTCAGGGGCTGGATAAAAGCGCAAGCAGCTTCCAGGATCACCTGGATACCCGGCTCTACGATCTTTCGCCCCTCCCGAATTTTTATTTCATGCGTGACAGCGCCATGGCCTACCGTGAGTCAGTGCTGGTCGGCGGTATGGCCCACGGTGTACGGCGGAATGAATCGGTGATTCAGGAGGTGGTGTGGAATCATCTTTCAGATCCGGAAACGGTTGTATATTCCGGGCTGCGCCATCAGCGTGCATGGCCCGAGACTGATATCCGGCTGGAAGGGGGAGACTTCCTGGTGGCTGACAGCAATCTCCTGATTATCGGTATATCCGAGAGAACGAGCCCCCAGGCCATAGACGCCCTGGTACGCTCGGTTATGAACATGTACGAAGAACCTCTGGATGTGCTTGCAGTGAACCTGCCCCTGCAGCGGGCAACCATTCATCTGGATATGATTTTCACCTATCTGGATCAGGAGACCGCACTGGTATATGAACCTCTGGTGACCGGTCCGAAGCGCGCACGCTGTACCCACGGACATTTTGCACTTGGAAAGGAGCCCCGCTTCACTGATTACCAGGGGCTTCCGGATGCCCTGGAAGCTCTGGGCAGGGGAGTCAAGACCGTAAAATGCGGCGGAGACGATATTCACTTTCAGCAGCGGGAACAGTGGTTCGCAGGAACCAATGTCTTTGCTTTCGGGCCCGGAAAAATCGTGAGTTATGAAAGCAATATTGCGACAATTGAAGCTCTCAGCAGCGAAGGATACCGGGTTCTGCCGGTTTCCGCCGATGAACCCTGGGAAAAACTTGCGGACAGTGATGAACGCCTGGTGGTTACCGTCCCAGGAATCGAACTGGCCCGGGGAGGCGGCGGACTGCGCTGTATGACCATGCCGGTGCGCAGAACGGCTCTTTAA